The genomic stretch AGCTAAATGCATTCATTTATTCGAGAAATGCCAGTGATCGTAGCATCTTGTTCTCCCAATGTTCGCTTTCCTTGCAATAAATGGTATTTGTCTATAGGTGTGATAACTGGACTTTCGGTTCAAGGTgggtgttttgttttttgttctttatttttttgacaaatgatagCGTTAATTGGATTGTTAGTTGTCAGGGGGAGAAGGATCTGTGAGAATCGAACTTGTACCATGGTGCATAATCATCAAGGTTCAAAGAGTGGTTGCTGTCAAGTGTTTGGTCTTTTGAGCCGACGCAGCCCAAAGAGTTTTACAGTGTATGTTAGCAATAACAATCCATCCCTTCATGTCTAAATTGAAAGTAGAAAGAATAATACTAGGGACCTTCAATGAATTCCAAACTGCTCTAGCTTTAGAGCGCTCCCTCGAAAgttgaataaaatttttaacAGGACCACCACATGTAGGACAACTGGTATTCACCGTCATTTTCCTCTTAAAACTTTGTTGATTGGTTAGAAGTTTATTTTGAAGGACCAACCAAGCAAAGACCTTTAACTTTTGGGGTATGTGCAGCTACCCAGATTTAGGGAAATATATCAAGGCATAACATTTCAGCATGGATAATGTTAAGGAGGTAGAGAAACTATGGTTTCGCTAGCATTAGCTTAATATAGACAGAGAAACTACATTTTTTGGTTAAACGATAGATTTTTAGATTAGTTATCAATGAAGTTCAAAACCACGTCATTATGCAAGGGTTCAACATATTTTCATCAGTGATCTTTACTAATTTAGTGTGAATTAGtactttatattaaaaataataacaagGAGGCCTTCCAACACATGCGGATCCCGGCCCAGTAGTTTCCGGAAGGCCAGATAGAAAATCTTCGGACCAAGAACTTAGCACCGACCCTGAAATCACATGCAAGTCCTACAAAACCACATGAGAGAAAGAGGTTTCCACGCACAATAAAATCCCTTGGGTTCCCACTTGAATCAAAAAATTAAACCCTTCGTATCCAAAAATTTCCAAGTAAATCTCTGcaattcaacattttatatacaCAAGCAATTCGAAaagcacaaaaattaaaatcacccatttatttctctctctctctctctctctctctctctctctaggttcTGCTTCTGCGTCTCTTTGCCTCCCGGTAAGTCCAAATCCTTTTATTCCCAGTTTTGAATTCGGGATTTTGCAATTTCAGTTTGATATACTTAGATTCTGGGTAATATTTTGGGATTTCATATGTAATTTCATATCTTTTGTGatattttgattcatttttcTTGGTGGCTCATATGGCTTGtttgtggtttttttatttcgatttgctttgtttttattttctctggatttgattgaatttgttatataggctttttgtttttggaatgtTGTGGGAAAGTAGGGTTTTAGCTGTTAACTCCCTGTTTGGTGGCTGAGGAAATTGTCGGTAGCTAAAAGAGTGCCAAGAAATgataagagatttttttttttaattcgatGTTGTTAGTAGCTAGGATTTATGgtattttaataaactgttaTTTTCAACCTAGGTTTTggaattatttattatttgggAACGAACCAAAAAATTGATTAGTACCAAattaactgtttttttttttttctttttttttttttttttttaaattctactCTTGAGTAGAGTACCTTACTGGCAGTTAAATGGAGTTTTGGAGACTTTTTGTTTAGCATTCTCACGCCGTTGTTGCTATAAGAATTTGTGGATGTATTCGATTCATTTGATGTTTTGTTGCgttttccaaatttcaaattccgACGTTTCAGCTGAGGGGTTTGGCTTGATATCTTAATTTATGTGCACTTGTATTCTGTTCTGACATATGTTTTCGGGTTCAGTTATTAGCTTTCAGTTTGTTTCGTCCATTGCCTGTATGCATATGATAAAACAATTTTGGATAAGAAAAATGTATTGTTTTGTAATCACATATGTTTAATGTCTTTTGCTTCAAGTTATATGCGAAGGGGAGAAAAGTTGCTTCTCCGTTATTAAGTTATtggaaaaaattataaaacattatatCCCAAGCTGTCATGAGCTCTGTTGTTCTGATATGAATTTCTTTTGTAGCTGATTGCCCTCTTATATGGAGTCCACTGTTGGTGGAACTCTGTTATGAAAAGATTCTGGTGTTCTGTTGATAAATGTGGTTGACTCTTCAGATGACATggaattttctttcctttgtttgTCACTTCTTATAATCAGAGCTTTCTTTGATTAGACACGGTGTATTGCAATTCTTGGCAGTTTTACTCAATGCTGTTAGTTCGTTCAAATAAATTTACCCATTTAGTTTTATCTGCATTTGGTAGTAAATGATCTATGAGTTTAGTAACTTTGGTTTTCTGTTCATCTGGGTTCTGTGAACAAGTATAATTTATGATGATTTGCAGATATTGGCTTCCCAAATACTCGTTATCCTGGTTCGTTAATCCTATTTTCTTAATTCATTTGTCAATGGCTGATTCGGGAAATGGCCTTCCACTTAATAAGAAGCGAGCTGCTGGGAGTGAACTCTCTCGGGATAACCCAGGCCTTGATGACGAGGACGATGCTTCTGAACCAGAGACAGGAACTTTCAAGAGGGCCAGTGAGGAGGTGCTGGCAACCAGAAGAATTGTTAAGGTTCGTCGCCAGCAGACTACATCGGCCCCCACTTCTAATACTTCCAATCCTTTTgctggtatatgcttggttccTCCAACAGAAGAAAGTCCAGCCCCTGCTGAAGCTGCAGCTAGCTCACCACATGCCTGTGAGACACGAGTTTTAGATGAGGATAATAAGCAGCCAGAAAGCAAGGTCGAACAGGCTGGTCAAGTTGGGGATGACTCTGCAGCTGATAATGAGAACGTTGTGAAGGAGAACAATGAAATTTCCAGTGAGGCAACGGAACCTGAACCAGATGTGGGTGAAAATAAGACAAATGGGGGTGAGACAGTAAATGAGGAAGAGGAAAAGGCTGAAATTGAAGATAACAAAGATAATGAAGATAACAAAGATAACAAAAGCGAAAATGTAGATCCAAGCCCAGAAGGTAACTCGTTGAGCTCATTCCAACAGCTTTCGAGTAGCCAAAATGCCTTCACAAATATCTCTGGAACTGGGTTCTCCACATCCAGTTTTTCATTTGGGCTTATTTCAAAGGATGGGTCCACATTGGATACTGGCTCTGGTTCACTTTTTGGATCAAATATTGATCAGCCTTCTGGTTTTGGTCTCTCGAGTAATGGAAGTTCTTCACTCTTTGGCACATCAGGCCTCTCAATCGTACCTAAGAGTGATGGTGCTGCCTTCCCGCAAATGCAAGAGGTTGCAGTTGAGACtggggaagaaaatgagaaagtgGTTTTCACTGCTGATGCTGCGTTGTTTGAGTTTATTGATGGAGGCTGGAAGGAACGCGGAAAAGGAGATCTGAAAGTTAATGTATCTGAATCTGAGAAAGCCAGACTTGTTATGAGACTCAAGGGAATTAGAAAGGTAATTCTGAATGCAAGCCTTTACCCAGACATGAAGCTCGCGAACATGGAGAAGAAAGGTGTTACATTTGCCTGCATGAACAGCATCGATGAAAAGAAGGATGGGCTTTCCACCTTTGCTTTGAAGTTCAAGGATGGTTCCGTAGTCGAGGAATTTCGCGCTGCTGTTACAGCACATAAAGATAAAGGAAAGGCACCTACAGCCATGAAGACTCCAGAAAATTCTCCCAAGGCATCAGATGATTGAAAAGGTAGCTTAATGTCAATGCTTGCTGAGTTTCATTTCCTGTCGTGACTTTGCCCTGTTGTTTTCCTTGCCCCATTTTGGGAAGAAAGCGAAGTTGTTTTAGAGTCCGGCAGTTCCGAAGCCCTTTTGTAGCAGAGTTATAGAGTCCTGCccattttgttgtagttttaaTTTCAGTCTAGTATTCGGAAGACCCGTATTAACACATTCTGGATAAACTTAAGACAGACTGTGTTAAGCTCTTTGGGGCGTTGAATGCTCGACAGAGTTTTATAGTTGGTTGGTCCCTTCATATGTAATGTGCTAAAACTGCTATGTCTGTGAGATACCCTTACCGTTTTACCTTGTGCTATTGGAGATCTATGATCACTCCTACCACCCTCCTTTCTCTTGACCCACCctttcattttcctttctagTGCTTctcttttttataattagagtCTCGTTGGTTTGGTCACCCGTTGGCCAAGGAACACGTGATCGTTCATTattaaatttgatctaacaataaaaaataaaatgtgtaTGCTTTATTTTAATCTCAACACTTGATATCTAATTCAAAGTTAGAAGACTTAACATCGTGCttaggcaatgactcaagggcagcaaccaacTCAATGAATTCCTccctaggaggcacggcatgcACTAGAGCATGTGTGCCGTGGGTTAGCAAAAGTTcccctcccttggttttgagttCCATGCTTCTTGTAATGACATTTTCAAGTGCATCGACGTTCAActcttcaaggtatccctgcgccaaagagtcaactatatcaatggagaaacatgaatgatcctcactaggatacttaatagaatcagaaaaattaaaattaacaacttccccatcaaattccatggacaaagttccattaaacacatcaatcttcgtccgagctgtcttcatgaatggccgtccaaggaggattggcaacgaaggggcatggtcagattcatccatctcgagcacatagaagtctgccggaaagattaaatgattgacctgcactaacacatcttccaaaactcccattggataggcattagatctatcggccaattgtatgatcacaccatcatttttcaatacttctaggttcatagatgcataaattgaatatggcatgacatttatagaggcacctaggtctagcatggcagattcgaaacgagtgttacctatgacacaaggaatggtaaaactacccgaatctttgcatttggggggtagtttgcgttgcaagatggcggagacattttcacctacctttaccacctctttggtcgacatcctcttcctagtggtgcaaagctcctttaaaaacttggcatatctcgggacttgcttgattgcatccaagaggggtatgttaacttgaactttcctaaatgtctcaaggatgtccttctcggcttcttctttctttgtttgcatgaacctactaggaaaaggcacattcgaaggaaaaacattagtaggaaccgaatttgacacattcttaccctttttggacaaATTGGACAGTTTGGGGTCACTAGAAACTtgtggcaaaggtgtttccacctttgttGTGGGTTGGCttgcttcctcctcttcaaatctcagtttttcatcctctttggaacctgatggtgatggtgtaggacttgccccaacttcttttccacttctcaagagtatggcctttgcacttttgaagcctccctttgggtttggaatggtagaactaggaagttggccttggtcacgaaacttccctacaaaatctgcaatctgcctaatttgtttctccaattgatccaccctcttgtcttggttttgcatggctttggcttgattctcttgcccctgagacaaattagttagtaacttaagaagtgtatcattgtgtAGGGATgtacctgaagcatttggggcagattgttgtggaacatgtgtgggtgcgtatggcttagtgaagaaacccgggggttgttgtctaaagcctccttgttgtggtggttgttggggctccctccacttgaagtttgggtggtctctccaacttggattatatgtgttagaatatggatcgttccttggttggttttggccttgaaatccaattgcatttgcgctttcccatcTACCATTTCAATTAGTTGTGGacacttctcagaagcatgtccttggatagaacacactccgcatacaattggtccctgcaccctcattccttcggccacctgagacacaatggaagtaagattagctaattgtgaatgaatgttggGTGTGGAACTTACTTCATGAACTTGCTGCcatgggggtcctctttggcctactccttcgtattgttgagcgttcaacgctcgattagcaatTAAGACCTCGGTagccatgggtgtcttgtccaccaatgctccacccgccgaggcatcgagcatttgacgttcaattggtagaagcccctcgtagaagtattgtagaagtaactcctcctttatctgatgctgtggacaagaagcaacaagtgatttaaaacgttcataatatgtaggaaaagattcaccttcatcttgctgaattccacttatccttttacgtagaaggatgattcgagaagttgggaaaaacttatccagaaatgccctcttcatactctcccatgatgtgacggttccgggggctaattcatacaaccaatctttggctttgtccattaaagagaatggaaaagccttcatcttcaaaatacttccatcgacgttgacaggagtcatgcttgaacacaccacttcGAATTCTTTCAGATgattgttcggatcctccatggacaacccatggtattttggaatgtggtggagcAAACTTGATTTCAACTCGAACTCTTCGGTTTTACCTTGGGCAGGCgtgggatattggatacacaaaggtgtggcattatccaatcccgaagcagaaagctccttgagtgtccgattgtccacggccatgccttgtgtttattcaaaaatccttgccgtggcctcttcttcctcttctaggacttgttctTCAAGGATAGGTTCCaggcttggtggatttgattcgtgttgcttcctctttcgtctcaaagtcctctcgaaatcgctgtcaaagtccaagatatgctcacgaatcggttgagaactccgagtcatatactagtacctaaaacaagaaaaacaaaacaaggtcagaaactttaacaaactaaaataaacagaaagtaaacaatctaagggattagcaaagttgctaatccccgacaacggcgccaaaaatttggtgcgaaatatataagcacacaaattaaaaccctcttttgacaattgtagtatatgtataagtagggatcgttctaaaccggggagtaggagggattgctaaatcacttgaaaactgactccaaaacgtaaaacaaagggtAAAACACTAAAcgagactcaaagaatgcaaaactaaacactaaaacactaaaacaaaccaaaagactcaaaacagcaacaaaacactcaaaactgccttaaaaacacaatctgggcagttttgaacacctaacactaatttggacgaatttgggttataacttgaatcaaaacacttagaaacacaaaataagacactttctaactaaattgaaacactaaagtaaagggggatttagttttgacgaaattaaaataaagaaaacagattgtaataaaaacagattgtaaaaacgaatttgatgaaaatatggatggaatgctagctagaaggttcttctccacacatgtcacacttgcatacaagatgattttcagttggtcttttgatgaatcatgaaactcaacaccccaagttaattaggttcgcttaaattaaccttcaagttctccttaagttaatgaattggatgggacagcgcatacaacaattcaaaacattctccaaaagtcctttacgtgaaaagcacaataaagatacaatcaaagatcattaagcaacatgaaaactataagtgttgccgaggcattcgttactatgatgagcatgaaattagtgccaagaattcatttaacgcgatcgtttatgaacaacctccactacttgtgaatataagtttgtaactattaggtgaaactcccttatattctagcatcatattcatgcatgaaaactaagcgtgcactctcaatatacatacacgaataagttatcaatcaagcagttaaacaaattgaatccacaactcatgaaattccaaccgaaggtaatcaatttatattgcaagcataaacatggttttgaatcaccccctagctaactagggttttagcctctcatgttcacagaaagagaaacaaaattgaaattaaacatagagaataaaagattgattacacctagaacgcccaacgattccactttgaatttctgcacgttcaagctcctctttcttcttctccttgctgcggtaGAGAGGTTTTTAGGGGATTTTGgatgtgattttggtttttggaaGGGATTTAGGatggtatggtggtgcggcaagggttgtggaaggtggctgcaatggatggaaggtgtatggaggtgtagaaTGGTGGCTGGGATGGATggaaggctgcggcagagagatggaagggtgatggtggctgcggcaaagagAGGGAATCATGAATGAATCCCCTAGGGTTCGGCTAAAGTCCAAATATATAAagggttttcagaaattaaaaccctagcttattttggttaactaaaattaagtcaaaggcttctagaattaggaaatcaaatcagaaattaaaaggaaagtgGCTA from Pyrus communis chromosome 7, drPyrComm1.1, whole genome shotgun sequence encodes the following:
- the LOC137739587 gene encoding nuclear pore complex protein NUP50A-like produces the protein MADSGNGLPLNKKRAAGSELSRDNPGLDDEDDASEPETGTFKRASEEVLATRRIVKVRRQQTTSAPTSNTSNPFAGICLVPPTEESPAPAEAAASSPHACETRVLDEDNKQPESKVEQAGQVGDDSAADNENVVKENNEISSEATEPEPDVGENKTNGGETVNEEEEKAEIEDNKDNEDNKDNKSENVDPSPEGNSLSSFQQLSSSQNAFTNISGTGFSTSSFSFGLISKDGSTLDTGSGSLFGSNIDQPSGFGLSSNGSSSLFGTSGLSIVPKSDGAAFPQMQEVAVETGEENEKVVFTADAALFEFIDGGWKERGKGDLKVNVSESEKARLVMRLKGIRKVILNASLYPDMKLANMEKKGVTFACMNSIDEKKDGLSTFALKFKDGSVVEEFRAAVTAHKDKGKAPTAMKTPENSPKASDD